From the Daucus carota subsp. sativus chromosome 8, DH1 v3.0, whole genome shotgun sequence genome, one window contains:
- the LOC135148460 gene encoding uncharacterized protein LOC135148460, with the protein MNEENSSGAGPSVQISPEMMLVLEEMRNMLKTIRGDQENTNTTKVNTDRVEEQDNPEREGENKRRCTYKTFKDADPPIFKGDLDPHVSNTWIKEMEKVIEISECLDEQKMKFATHSLRGEAVFWWDTVKQTEDCSTMTWTRFKELFFDKYFPTCMKNEMEMKFLGLKQEGMSVSEYLSKFLKLSRFAPHQVNTEARKCQRFQEGLKPQIRERVSLLELEQFDKLVGKARIAEREYEARTQFFNNKKRGRDTEFGGNLGYKKDDKKFQKTTKESFWGNDRKTTIPECKKCGLKHGGDICYRADGLCYNCGEKGHIATQCPKPKVLSCYSCGKSGHVSRDCPQKGVNQGVETKENRTTTSRPFQQSAPRAVARTYAMTTIE; encoded by the coding sequence ATGAATGAAGAAAATAGTAGTGGCGCTGGACCTAGCGTTCAAATTAGTCCTGAGATGATGTTGGTTTTGGAGGAAATGAGGAATATGTTGAAGACTATTAGGGGAGATCAAGAAAATACGAATACAACTAAGGTAAACACTGATCGTGTGGAAGAACAAGATAATCCGGAGCGAGAAGGTGAGAATAAACGAAGGTGTACTTACAAGACATTTAAGGATGCTGATCCCCCGATATTTAAAGGAGATTTGGATCCACATGTTTCGAATACATGGATAAAGGAAATGGAGAAAGTGATAGAAATTTCTGAATGCTTGGATGAACAAAAGATGAAATTCGCAACACACTCTTTAAGGGGGGAAGCTGTATTTTGGTGGGACACTGTTAAACAGACAGAAGATTGCTCAACGATGACTTGGACGAGGTTTAAGGAGTTgttctttgataaatattttcctacatgtatgaaaaatgagatgGAGATGAAGTTTTTAGGATTGAAGCAAGAAGGAATGTCTGTGTCAGAATATTTGTCTAAGTTTTTGAAGCTTTCTAGGTTTGCCCCTCATCAGGTTAATACTGAAGCTAGAAAATGTCAGAGATTTCAGGAGGGACTGAAACCTCAAATTAGAGAAAGGGTTTCTTTGTTGGAATTAGAGCAATTTGATAAATTGGTTGGAAAAGCTAGGATTGCAGAAAGGGAGTATGAAGCTCGCACTCAATTTTTCAACAACAAGAAAAGAGGAAGAGACACGGAATTCGGCGGTAACTTAGGATATAAGAAGGATGACAAGAAGTTTCAAAAGACAACGAAAGAGAGTTTCTGGGGAAATGATAGGAAGACCACTATACCGGAGTGTAAGAAGTGTGGACTGAAGCATGGTGGTGACATTTGTTACCGAGCAGATGGGTTGTGCTATAATTGTGGAGAGAAGGGGCATATAGCGACTCAATGCCCAAAGCCGAAAGTGCTTTCTTGCTATAGCTGCGGAAAATCGGGACATGTATCAAGGGACTGCCCACAAAAAGGAGTCAATCAAGGAGTTGAAACTAAAGAAAATAGGACTACCACATCAAGACCTTTTCAGCAATCAGCACCTAGGGCAGTGGCAAGAACCTACGCAATGACGACTATCGAATGA